One genomic region from Leptospira tipperaryensis encodes:
- a CDS encoding flavin monoamine oxidase family protein, translating to MEISRSEFIKLGILTAAGISGLPGMNLRAQGSSGPQKTVIVLGGGISGLYAAYLLGKTGIKVKLIEATDRLGGRIRTVADSSGNFLDLGAEWIQAEHRTAKSLVRELGLKTTDFEVQSDLFFGSYQKAGTWEISSKSQEILNKLVQMNSKINSVQQQELDRISFYNFSIYQGMTPDDLAILNFKYSLYYGDSLRSLSAQKVLSDLINFPKYNTRIEGGMEALAKALVFSLENTETIFADPVVSVFQGEGKVSVTTGSGKKIEGSACISTIPANQLTSIQWDPELDKEKKLSALRIRYSRIYKTFLMLREAPWTRENFSAYSDSAAGFLYDAGTKSNSEDKVLGMISTGDRYDVMATSTDALKVEYIRLALERLSQKKDLQVLRIQSSESSHSKYVPSGIATFPPGSYGSIISLLKPMDRIFFAGEHTAELNGTVEGALASAIRAVNQV from the coding sequence ATGGAAATTAGCAGATCGGAGTTTATCAAACTTGGAATTTTGACCGCCGCAGGCATTTCCGGCCTTCCTGGGATGAATTTACGTGCGCAAGGATCATCCGGGCCACAAAAGACAGTGATTGTGCTTGGAGGTGGAATTTCCGGATTGTATGCGGCTTATCTTTTGGGCAAAACCGGAATCAAGGTAAAATTGATCGAGGCGACCGATCGTTTGGGCGGAAGAATCCGGACGGTTGCCGATTCGAGCGGGAACTTTTTGGATCTTGGCGCGGAATGGATTCAAGCGGAACATCGAACCGCGAAAAGTTTAGTTCGAGAATTGGGATTGAAGACCACAGATTTTGAAGTTCAGTCCGATCTTTTTTTCGGCTCCTATCAAAAAGCCGGAACCTGGGAGATCTCCTCAAAGTCCCAAGAAATTCTGAATAAACTCGTGCAGATGAATTCAAAAATCAACTCGGTGCAACAACAAGAGTTGGATCGAATCAGCTTTTATAATTTTTCAATCTATCAGGGAATGACACCCGATGATCTTGCTATTTTAAACTTTAAATATTCCTTATATTATGGAGATTCTCTTCGTTCGCTTTCCGCGCAGAAGGTTTTATCCGATCTTATCAACTTTCCAAAATACAACACGAGAATCGAAGGTGGAATGGAAGCGCTTGCAAAAGCGCTCGTGTTCTCCTTGGAAAATACGGAGACGATCTTTGCCGATCCGGTAGTTTCGGTTTTTCAAGGTGAAGGAAAGGTTTCCGTAACGACCGGGTCCGGAAAGAAGATAGAAGGAAGCGCTTGTATCTCGACGATACCGGCGAACCAACTTACGTCGATTCAATGGGATCCGGAATTGGATAAGGAAAAGAAACTTTCGGCCCTGAGAATTCGTTATTCAAGAATCTATAAAACTTTTCTAATGCTTCGAGAAGCCCCTTGGACGAGAGAAAACTTTTCGGCTTATTCGGATTCTGCCGCAGGTTTTCTCTACGACGCGGGGACAAAATCAAATTCGGAAGATAAGGTTTTAGGAATGATTTCAACGGGAGATCGTTACGACGTAATGGCGACTTCCACTGACGCTTTGAAAGTGGAATACATTCGACTTGCTTTGGAAAGATTGAGTCAAAAGAAGGATCTTCAAGTACTTCGAATTCAGAGCAGCGAATCTTCTCATTCCAAATATGTTCCTTCCGGAATTGCGACCTTCCCTCCTGGAAGTTACGGGTCGATCATATCCTTGCTCAAACCGATGGATCGAATCTTCTTTGCCGGAGAACACACTGCGGAATTAAACGGAACCGTAGAAGGCGCTCTTGCGTCTGCGATCCGAGCCGTCAATCAAGTCTGA
- a CDS encoding toprim domain-containing protein: protein MSADKTKVKEKSSQERNFKKLSNVEHVRMRTGMWLGQNSSSTFEQHFFRKNNEGKYEIVHEELEDVPAKLKCLDEACMNAVDEYRKNQKDKSIPEKDKMSKLIIQLSSDRKSVTISDNGRGIPAANAEGVYLHLMYGENFDDHVKQDHVAGQNGVGISLVRMVSNYFKVKTVNGGTSFKKLFTVHDDVKKQIRSYKLSKDETDRIFLYFDEHGKFTDCPLLTKDQIEKLGPFLKKTNMQELIEKASKEDHGTSVEFELNPKYFNNLDVSFNVDLMKQYLQDIAMTNPGLEVQFVFKGKKDKYKFKKGLDEIFSHSDLVYYKMDFSAPGSASQLHLETYLVIGQNKNLTWVNSIFAPQGGSAIEYLENRICDEVRKKSQIVALEKKLKTSSTRNDVRNCFHMYVNARLLNPRFKSQDKSYLINDLNEDIRNAVDKHLEKFIKKTGLLEEIKLQMEKRTQLKAFEDAQKGLKKASRMNIPKLMPPTGKPGDPGRVLFVAEGDSAIAGLRPARNPKLHGLFPLRGKPLNCKGMSIAKAIANEELKNIVAIVGLPLDQKVKSIEELNYEKISIITDADFDGYAIRSLMLSFFYEYWPELFELGFIHISSAPLYEVDVKFSDKKKETIFCIDDKDYDDLIKRVEKGGGEITRKKRNKGLGETGKEAMKFAVDECMTKITIGSKKEASKIQNLWFHKDFAEQRRDAISEYAMSVIED, encoded by the coding sequence ATGAGCGCAGATAAAACAAAAGTAAAAGAAAAATCATCCCAAGAAAGAAATTTTAAAAAACTCTCCAACGTAGAACACGTTCGGATGAGAACCGGTATGTGGTTGGGACAAAACTCCTCATCCACTTTTGAACAACATTTTTTCCGTAAAAACAACGAAGGAAAATACGAGATCGTTCACGAGGAACTCGAAGACGTTCCCGCAAAATTAAAATGTCTCGACGAAGCTTGTATGAACGCGGTGGACGAATACCGTAAAAATCAGAAAGACAAATCGATCCCTGAAAAAGATAAGATGTCCAAGCTGATCATTCAACTTTCTTCGGACAGAAAGAGTGTGACGATTTCGGATAACGGAAGAGGAATTCCTGCGGCGAACGCGGAAGGCGTTTATCTTCACTTGATGTATGGCGAGAATTTTGACGATCACGTAAAACAAGATCACGTCGCCGGACAAAACGGAGTCGGGATTTCTCTCGTGAGAATGGTCTCGAACTATTTTAAAGTAAAAACCGTAAACGGCGGAACCTCTTTTAAAAAACTTTTTACCGTTCACGACGACGTAAAAAAACAAATCCGCTCTTACAAACTTTCGAAAGACGAAACCGATCGGATATTTCTCTATTTTGACGAGCACGGAAAGTTTACGGACTGCCCTCTTCTAACAAAGGACCAGATCGAAAAGTTAGGCCCGTTCCTCAAAAAAACGAATATGCAGGAATTGATCGAAAAGGCTTCCAAAGAAGATCACGGCACTTCCGTAGAATTCGAACTCAATCCTAAATATTTCAACAATCTGGACGTTTCGTTTAACGTGGATTTGATGAAACAATATCTGCAAGATATCGCGATGACCAATCCGGGTTTGGAAGTTCAGTTCGTATTCAAAGGGAAAAAAGACAAATACAAGTTCAAAAAAGGACTCGATGAAATCTTTTCTCATTCCGATCTCGTTTACTACAAAATGGATTTCAGCGCTCCGGGTTCGGCTTCGCAGCTTCACTTGGAAACGTATCTCGTAATCGGACAAAACAAAAATCTTACTTGGGTCAATTCGATCTTCGCTCCTCAAGGCGGATCAGCGATCGAGTATCTCGAAAATAGAATCTGCGACGAAGTTCGTAAAAAAAGTCAAATCGTTGCATTAGAGAAAAAGCTCAAAACAAGCTCTACAAGAAACGACGTAAGAAATTGTTTTCACATGTATGTGAACGCAAGACTTCTCAATCCTCGTTTTAAATCTCAGGATAAGTCTTACTTGATCAACGATCTTAACGAAGACATTCGAAACGCGGTCGACAAACATCTTGAAAAATTTATCAAGAAGACCGGACTTTTGGAAGAGATCAAACTCCAGATGGAAAAAAGAACTCAGCTCAAGGCTTTTGAAGACGCGCAAAAAGGTCTTAAAAAAGCGAGCAGAATGAACATTCCGAAACTCATGCCTCCGACTGGAAAGCCAGGCGATCCGGGAAGGGTTCTGTTTGTTGCGGAAGGAGATTCTGCCATCGCCGGTTTGCGTCCCGCAAGAAATCCGAAATTGCACGGGCTCTTCCCGCTTCGTGGTAAACCGCTCAATTGTAAAGGTATGAGCATCGCCAAAGCAATCGCTAACGAAGAATTAAAAAACATCGTCGCAATCGTTGGACTTCCCCTGGATCAAAAAGTAAAGTCAATCGAAGAATTGAATTACGAAAAGATCAGTATCATTACCGATGCGGACTTCGACGGTTATGCGATTCGTTCTTTGATGTTGTCTTTCTTTTACGAATACTGGCCGGAACTTTTTGAGTTGGGTTTTATTCATATCTCCAGCGCGCCGCTTTATGAAGTGGACGTGAAGTTCAGCGATAAGAAAAAAGAAACGATCTTCTGCATAGACGATAAAGACTACGACGATCTGATCAAACGTGTGGAAAAAGGCGGCGGAGAAATCACCCGCAAAAAACGGAATAAAGGTCTCGGAGAAACCGGAAAAGAAGCCATGAAATTTGCTGTAGATGAGTGTATGACTAAGATCACCATCGGAAGTAAAAAAGAAGCTTCCAAAATTCAAAATCTTTGGTTTCACAAAGACTTTGCAGAACAAAGAAGAGATGCAATTTCCGAATACGCGATGAGCGTAATCGAAGACTGA
- a CDS encoding TetR/AcrR family transcriptional regulator — translation MKLNRKKILIEYGKYIQPASEKEKDILQAGEKLFGERGFEGTTTSEIAKEAQVTERTLFKYFPTKKDLYLRILSSIVYETAFAQQIPELRKFLEERNVSFEQWYLSIMRNRIQAAKENRHKIRILASAILHDSTFAEYFGSIWKENLFVPALEAIRYFQEKGEIRKEIDPETLVKTSYSINVSYLIYRFVLSRDDHFDDEKELKKILNLITQGIGI, via the coding sequence TTGAAACTAAACCGAAAAAAAATACTGATCGAATACGGTAAATACATCCAGCCGGCGAGTGAAAAGGAAAAGGACATTCTTCAAGCGGGAGAAAAACTTTTTGGAGAAAGGGGATTTGAGGGAACTACGACTTCGGAGATCGCGAAAGAAGCGCAGGTGACGGAAAGAACCTTATTCAAATACTTTCCAACGAAGAAGGATCTTTATTTAAGAATATTATCTTCCATTGTCTATGAAACCGCTTTCGCCCAACAGATTCCCGAACTTCGAAAATTCTTAGAAGAAAGAAATGTCTCCTTTGAACAATGGTATCTTTCGATCATGAGAAATCGAATTCAAGCTGCGAAAGAAAATCGTCATAAAATTCGGATCCTTGCCTCCGCGATTCTTCATGACTCCACCTTTGCGGAGTATTTTGGTTCCATCTGGAAAGAAAATCTCTTCGTTCCCGCTCTGGAGGCGATCCGTTATTTTCAAGAGAAAGGGGAAATCAGAAAGGAGATCGATCCGGAGACACTCGTCAAAACTTCTTATAGCATCAACGTCTCATATTTGATCTATCGATTTGTCCTTAGCAGGGACGACCACTTCGACGATGAAAAAGAATTAAAGAAGATTCTAAATTTAATTACACAAGGAATCGGAATTTGA
- a CDS encoding ATP-binding protein produces the protein MRDSDESLLVKHHGGSYVMFLPTDLTSIRELRNALRNSLSENSFAKKDITQIELAADEALTNSISANVKVSSDETIICRWVIQNSKFTLWIMDYGSGLKAEKLESLTTSSEPSNLKDYISCIQKHQEKKCEVLPWKGSQVPHRNIGRGLQIIQSLMDTFKIMYHCGEGKISLNPDEKNIQGSIIELGFDASKHPA, from the coding sequence ATGAGAGATTCTGATGAATCATTGCTGGTTAAACATCACGGGGGATCCTACGTTATGTTCCTCCCAACGGATCTAACCAGTATCCGAGAACTTAGGAACGCCCTGAGAAATTCTCTTTCAGAGAATTCTTTCGCCAAAAAAGATATTACACAGATCGAATTAGCCGCCGACGAGGCCCTCACGAACTCAATTTCGGCTAACGTCAAAGTCAGTTCGGACGAAACAATCATCTGTCGATGGGTGATTCAGAATAGTAAATTCACTTTGTGGATCATGGACTATGGCTCCGGTCTCAAAGCTGAAAAATTAGAATCGCTTACGACTTCTTCCGAACCTTCCAACCTCAAAGACTATATCAGTTGTATCCAAAAACACCAAGAAAAGAAATGTGAAGTTCTTCCCTGGAAAGGATCTCAAGTTCCTCACAGAAATATCGGAAGAGGATTGCAGATCATTCAATCTTTGATGGATACGTTTAAGATCATGTATCACTGCGGAGAAGGAAAAATTTCTCTCAATCCGGATGAAAAGAATATTCAAGGTTCCATCATCGAACTCGGATTCGACGCCTCTAAACATCCCGCTTAA
- the gltX gene encoding glutamate--tRNA ligase yields MNQTREVRTRFAPSPSGFLHVGGARTALFNYLYAKSQGGKFILRIEDTDQNRSTEASFKIILESLQWLGIHWDEGPGAGGEFGPYIQSERISIYKEYTDKLLKEKKAYRCFCTQEELEAKKKQAEAMGVPYVYDGLHANMSDEEVEEKIKQGIPYSIRFKTPSKTLIVNDIIQGKVKFETKLIGDFIIVKSDGFPSYNYAVVVDDALMKISHVIRGVGHLSNTPRQILLYEALGYETPEFAHASEIVGMDGKKLSKRAGATSILAFRDLGYLPETFRNYMALLGWTSPDGREFLPSDELEKIFDVHRCSKSPSTFDVFKKPKGGDEEVVTNFSDLSQIAEAMNPKSKLNWLSNRTIRDLDISKVLENLLPFLKDRKDIPEEVKNISNPVLTSIVESVRVYLDNLTQAPEYIAEFFVTDLKIQSEEAAGYLKEGDGPKVVKEFYAMLKNSDPKTDEDYKNSMSKIGEATGQKGKTLYMPIRAATTGKSAGLELPILFPLLGKEKLLQRIEKTAGEAGISLSS; encoded by the coding sequence ATGAATCAAACCAGAGAAGTTCGTACCAGATTTGCACCTTCCCCCAGTGGATTTCTCCACGTAGGCGGAGCGAGAACCGCACTCTTCAATTATTTATACGCAAAGTCCCAAGGCGGAAAGTTTATCTTAAGAATCGAGGACACGGATCAAAACCGTTCCACGGAAGCATCTTTTAAAATCATATTAGAATCTTTGCAATGGTTGGGAATCCACTGGGACGAGGGTCCGGGCGCCGGCGGAGAATTCGGTCCTTACATTCAGAGCGAAAGAATTTCGATCTATAAAGAATACACGGATAAACTTCTCAAAGAAAAAAAAGCGTACCGTTGTTTTTGTACTCAAGAAGAATTAGAGGCAAAGAAAAAACAAGCCGAGGCGATGGGAGTTCCCTATGTCTACGACGGCCTTCACGCAAACATGTCCGACGAAGAAGTCGAAGAAAAAATCAAACAGGGAATTCCGTATTCGATTCGATTTAAAACTCCTTCGAAAACTTTAATCGTCAACGATATCATTCAAGGAAAGGTAAAGTTCGAAACGAAATTGATCGGCGATTTTATCATCGTCAAGTCGGACGGGTTTCCTTCCTACAACTACGCGGTCGTAGTAGACGACGCGCTCATGAAAATCAGTCACGTGATTCGCGGAGTCGGACATCTCTCGAACACTCCAAGACAAATTTTGTTATACGAAGCTCTGGGTTATGAAACGCCAGAGTTCGCACACGCATCCGAGATCGTAGGGATGGACGGTAAAAAACTTTCGAAAAGAGCGGGAGCAACTTCGATTCTTGCGTTTCGTGATTTAGGTTATCTGCCGGAAACGTTTCGGAACTACATGGCTCTGTTAGGATGGACTTCTCCGGACGGACGAGAGTTCCTTCCGAGCGACGAGTTGGAAAAAATCTTCGATGTGCATCGTTGTTCGAAATCTCCTTCCACCTTCGACGTCTTTAAAAAACCGAAAGGCGGAGACGAAGAAGTGGTCACAAATTTTTCCGATCTTTCCCAGATCGCAGAAGCGATGAATCCAAAATCCAAACTCAATTGGTTGTCAAATCGAACGATTCGAGATTTAGATATATCGAAAGTATTAGAAAACCTACTTCCTTTTCTCAAAGATCGAAAAGATATTCCGGAAGAAGTAAAAAATATAAGTAACCCTGTACTTACTTCCATCGTCGAATCTGTTAGAGTGTATCTGGATAACCTGACTCAGGCTCCGGAATACATCGCAGAATTCTTTGTTACGGACCTGAAGATTCAGTCGGAAGAAGCGGCTGGTTACCTAAAAGAGGGCGATGGTCCCAAGGTAGTAAAAGAATTCTATGCAATGCTGAAGAATTCTGATCCAAAGACCGATGAGGACTATAAGAACTCAATGTCCAAGATCGGAGAGGCGACCGGTCAGAAAGGAAAAACTCTCTATATGCCGATCCGGGCCGCAACCACCGGAAAGTCAGCTGGTTTGGAGTTACCGATTCTTTTTCCGCTTTTGGGGAAGGAAAAACTCCTCCAGAGAATTGAAAAAACCGCCGGAGAAGCAGGAATTTCGTTGTCGTCCTGA
- a CDS encoding DAPG hydrolase family protein, whose amino-acid sequence MKNVDLTIPEILPVPWLKKGIETALSGTRTLPDGRVQFWIRHSPVKGVTPKMLVWWFSHLEGKIEYEGGIYEKYRVWHPEDHVHASYETRLPDGSIGPGASIRLVEYLGRNKNYIVNIVTEIEKLDETGYIHNPRLEGKYKVARMEYTFEKSGNDTIYENSLIIGWKGWTWKLVRPLFLKFVFSKKRGLAWIRHNIEEVGQFERFLPELYRKENSQKLEQNAV is encoded by the coding sequence ATGAAAAATGTAGATTTGACAATTCCGGAAATTCTCCCCGTACCCTGGCTCAAAAAGGGGATCGAAACCGCCTTGTCCGGCACGAGAACACTTCCGGACGGAAGAGTTCAATTCTGGATTCGACATTCTCCGGTAAAAGGAGTTACTCCCAAGATGCTCGTTTGGTGGTTTTCCCATCTGGAAGGAAAGATAGAATACGAAGGTGGTATTTATGAAAAATACAGAGTCTGGCATCCAGAAGACCACGTTCACGCGAGTTACGAAACGAGACTTCCCGACGGTTCGATCGGCCCCGGAGCTTCGATTCGTTTAGTGGAATATCTGGGAAGAAATAAAAATTACATCGTAAACATCGTGACCGAAATTGAGAAGTTAGACGAAACAGGCTATATCCACAATCCAAGGCTGGAAGGAAAATACAAAGTCGCAAGAATGGAATACACTTTTGAAAAATCAGGAAACGATACGATCTACGAAAACTCTCTGATCATCGGTTGGAAAGGCTGGACGTGGAAACTCGTTCGTCCCCTATTTTTAAAATTTGTATTTAGTAAAAAAAGAGGATTAGCTTGGATTCGTCACAACATTGAAGAAGTGGGTCAATTTGAACGATTTCTTCCGGAACTCTATCGAAAAGAAAATTCTCAGAAATTGGAACAGAACGCCGTATAA
- a CDS encoding LIC_13355 family lipoprotein: MININSNKRRILVFSLLSFLLFGCKETKTEDSDSFAALLFLAQTNNNTAYTNPCRTRLAIDQVGIFNAKQIVSAPADTGTGFQDSSCASDGILGLGSFNGSLDVFTLDTNGAGASLTLGWNGKKVQNTTGNDFIVFENPFQQNNSPTNVFLEPVIVEVGNDLTNWCGWNPTYTGGGTFSTNPASWLRFAGLRYVDYNQDKNPLDSATLFASGGGDGFDLLDANFGASGNGCNGALTTNLQTNGFLYVKLTSAKAIQTTLPIPGANENPDIDGVIAKQLSP; this comes from the coding sequence ATGATAAATATAAATTCAAACAAGAGACGAATCCTTGTTTTTTCCCTTCTTTCCTTTTTACTTTTTGGATGTAAAGAAACGAAGACCGAAGATTCGGATTCCTTTGCGGCCCTTCTTTTCTTAGCGCAAACTAACAATAATACCGCTTATACAAATCCTTGTAGAACTCGTTTGGCAATCGATCAAGTCGGAATCTTCAACGCCAAACAGATCGTCAGCGCTCCCGCCGATACCGGAACCGGTTTTCAAGATTCTTCTTGTGCATCGGATGGAATCTTAGGACTCGGAAGCTTCAACGGATCACTGGACGTCTTTACTTTAGATACAAACGGCGCAGGCGCATCCTTGACACTCGGTTGGAATGGAAAAAAGGTTCAGAATACGACGGGCAATGACTTTATCGTCTTCGAAAATCCGTTTCAACAAAACAACAGCCCTACAAACGTATTTTTAGAACCTGTGATCGTAGAAGTAGGAAACGATCTTACCAATTGGTGCGGATGGAATCCGACTTATACGGGCGGCGGCACCTTCTCTACAAACCCTGCGAGCTGGCTTCGATTTGCCGGACTTCGTTACGTCGATTACAATCAAGATAAGAATCCGTTGGATTCCGCTACGCTCTTTGCTTCCGGTGGTGGTGATGGGTTTGATCTTCTCGACGCAAACTTTGGAGCTTCGGGGAACGGTTGTAACGGAGCCTTGACGACAAATCTTCAGACCAACGGATTTCTCTACGTCAAACTCACTTCGGCGAAAGCGATTCAGACGACTCTACCGATTCCCGGTGCGAATGAAAATCCGGATATCGACGGCGTAATAGCAAAACAACTCAGCCCTTAA
- a CDS encoding LIC13354 family exoprotein: MKRNVLWKLLIATVLLFGTVNCFETKQEDNNDQVSSILTIINATNLQIAGTWSAYNGTPSYAGDAFNSAGTVKTGEYTLTNYTFKQVSGSSTYEGNIMAYDNAKQVMYVQFTVHPFGAVGKFSAYYWNFFTDNKFYLCGDLTGNKTTLDAIKASTQVNDKTNMNTGCYTNNTFTPGTGFVWNRFEAK, translated from the coding sequence ATGAAACGTAACGTACTTTGGAAACTTTTAATAGCGACCGTTCTTCTTTTTGGAACTGTGAATTGTTTTGAAACAAAGCAGGAAGATAACAATGATCAAGTTAGCAGCATCTTAACGATCATCAATGCTACAAATTTACAAATCGCGGGAACTTGGAGCGCATACAATGGAACTCCTTCTTACGCAGGGGACGCATTTAACTCCGCGGGTACAGTTAAGACCGGTGAATACACATTAACAAATTATACCTTCAAACAAGTAAGCGGTTCTTCCACTTACGAAGGAAACATTATGGCTTATGATAACGCCAAACAAGTTATGTATGTTCAATTTACCGTCCATCCGTTCGGCGCTGTTGGAAAATTCTCTGCATACTATTGGAATTTTTTCACGGATAATAAATTTTATCTCTGCGGTGATTTAACTGGAAATAAAACAACTTTAGACGCGATCAAAGCAAGCACTCAGGTAAACGACAAAACAAATATGAATACCGGTTGTTATACGAATAACACGTTTACTCCGGGAACAGGTTTTGTTTGGAATCGTTTCGAAGCTAAGTAA
- a CDS encoding LIC_13346 family putative lipoprotein, with the protein MKKVFRFSKSVLIRSQFRLFLLFQVGISFFFFHCGSFPMHWFETSKSLSEKYSSQIYFVSSPFVSPYYESSSFQARYIFLRNQAGKEEMVQGILKYMELSGKTEQTERILLDVSEWKGNFQRNPSDKHKLEFTPKFVSKRFEKSNSKTLPEIINPQPKNEPLEDIKKEFVIGDEGGIRETEETRVVPGIGILKWKHGLRGILVRIMQTEFISANGTLTSSRDYDYESLEYPPAIGLTGTIPILPLRKGESYVDYYCLDFPSDVDLLALRKNELKKSVSFYDLSTNKPFTTTANFKNYPIIRISNEKSQSP; encoded by the coding sequence ATGAAAAAAGTTTTCAGGTTCTCAAAGTCGGTTTTAATCCGTTCTCAATTTCGGCTCTTTCTCCTATTCCAAGTTGGAATTTCCTTCTTCTTTTTTCATTGTGGAAGTTTTCCGATGCACTGGTTTGAAACTTCGAAGAGCCTTTCGGAGAAGTATTCCTCTCAGATTTATTTTGTTTCGAGTCCTTTTGTTTCTCCGTATTACGAAAGCTCCAGCTTTCAGGCGCGTTATATCTTTTTAAGAAACCAAGCCGGGAAAGAAGAAATGGTTCAAGGGATTCTAAAATATATGGAATTGTCCGGGAAGACCGAACAGACGGAACGAATTCTTTTGGATGTTTCCGAATGGAAGGGAAACTTTCAGAGAAATCCAAGCGACAAACACAAACTTGAATTCACGCCGAAATTTGTTTCCAAACGATTTGAAAAATCCAATTCGAAAACCTTACCGGAGATTATAAATCCTCAGCCAAAGAACGAACCTCTCGAAGACATTAAAAAAGAATTCGTGATCGGAGACGAAGGCGGAATCCGAGAAACCGAAGAGACAAGAGTGGTTCCGGGAATCGGGATTCTGAAATGGAAACACGGCCTCCGGGGAATTTTGGTAAGAATCATGCAGACGGAATTTATTTCCGCAAACGGAACTCTGACTTCTTCTCGCGACTACGACTATGAATCTTTGGAATACCCGCCGGCGATCGGACTTACGGGAACGATTCCGATCCTTCCTTTGAGAAAAGGAGAATCTTATGTCGATTATTATTGTTTGGACTTTCCTTCGGATGTGGACCTTCTCGCATTGAGAAAGAACGAACTCAAAAAATCCGTTTCATTTTACGATCTCTCCACAAATAAACCATTTACCACAACGGCTAATTTCAAAAATTATCCTATCATAAGAATTTCGAACGAGAAAAGCCAATCCCCATGA
- a CDS encoding DNA gyrase subunit A, translating into MKNSNPPKPKDAFPKRPFEDQVNDDQRKYSRYVCDSRAIPHEIDGLKPVQRRILWAMWNSDARNRYTKTVKVAGLAMGYHPHGDRSIQDALSQMAQDFTFANNIPLVSGEGTFGDVLDPSAIASPRYTEVKLSDFAKDLGFFESLPDIDYVKNYDETEDEPIHFVGKVPIVLLNNIQGIATGFRCFIPAHRLADIVKSQVNYLKTKKPLPLKPWYRDFGGEVRMAETEAGNITMATSFAFKWEGDILYLTDSPMNWNREKVVSLIDDIIERKDSWLKDYVDYSSQTFRIELQYKKGEKPTQKEIMALFNKEDVQTLAMNVITYDGKLKNFKPEEIIKRFCDFRKTHLIRRFKRLSGLEEEKIERNSELIRFIKEKWNEKVIGIKSKKDFEDKLKASKFKYFEWLSTIPVYRMTIDEVRKCEEAIVEAKTALSRYQGLVKEDKKLTDFMITELDELQTKWDKV; encoded by the coding sequence ATGAAGAATTCCAATCCACCAAAGCCAAAGGATGCGTTCCCAAAACGTCCTTTTGAAGATCAGGTCAATGACGACCAGAGAAAATATTCGCGTTACGTTTGCGATTCCAGGGCTATTCCCCATGAAATCGACGGCCTGAAGCCAGTTCAGAGAAGAATTCTCTGGGCTATGTGGAATTCAGACGCGAGAAACCGTTATACAAAGACGGTGAAAGTAGCCGGTCTCGCGATGGGATATCACCCGCACGGGGATAGATCGATTCAAGACGCGCTTTCTCAGATGGCTCAAGACTTCACTTTTGCCAATAACATTCCTCTCGTTTCCGGTGAAGGGACCTTCGGAGACGTTTTAGATCCGAGCGCGATCGCATCTCCTCGATACACTGAAGTAAAACTATCCGACTTTGCAAAAGATTTGGGATTCTTTGAAAGTTTGCCGGATATCGATTACGTTAAGAATTATGACGAGACCGAAGACGAACCGATTCACTTTGTAGGAAAGGTTCCGATCGTATTACTCAATAATATTCAAGGTATTGCAACCGGTTTCCGTTGTTTTATTCCGGCTCACAGACTTGCGGATATCGTAAAATCCCAAGTCAATTATCTAAAAACCAAAAAACCTCTCCCGTTAAAACCTTGGTATAGAGACTTCGGCGGCGAAGTGAGAATGGCGGAAACGGAAGCCGGAAATATTACGATGGCGACTTCCTTTGCTTTCAAATGGGAAGGAGATATTCTTTACCTTACCGATTCACCGATGAACTGGAACCGTGAAAAAGTGGTTTCTCTGATCGACGATATCATCGAGAGAAAAGATTCCTGGCTAAAAGACTACGTCGACTATTCAAGCCAGACGTTTAGAATCGAACTTCAATATAAGAAGGGAGAAAAACCGACTCAAAAAGAAATCATGGCCCTCTTCAATAAAGAAGACGTTCAAACACTCGCTATGAACGTGATTACTTACGACGGTAAGTTAAAAAACTTCAAACCGGAAGAAATCATCAAACGATTCTGCGATTTTAGAAAAACTCATTTGATCCGAAGATTCAAACGTCTTTCCGGATTGGAAGAAGAGAAAATCGAAAGAAACTCCGAACTGATTCGTTTTATTAAAGAGAAATGGAACGAGAAAGTAATCGGAATCAAATCCAAGAAGGACTTTGAAGACAAACTCAAAGCCTCTAAGTTTAAATATTTCGAATGGTTGTCCACGATTCCCGTCTATAGAATGACTATCGACGAAGTAAGAAAGTGCGAAGAAGCGATTGTGGAAGCAAAGACCGCTCTCTCACGTTATCAAGGATTGGTCAAAGAAGACAAAAAATTGACCGACTTCATGATAACCGAATTGGACGAACTCCAGACAAAATGGGATAAAGTATGA